A genomic window from Archaeoglobus profundus DSM 5631 includes:
- a CDS encoding thermonuclease family protein — MEQPTATTPTSTTPTPTPTPFSPRFGVKYKVKVVRVLDGDTIDVILPGGSKEIVRMLCVDTPEKTAEDNKPYEYDNITDLECLAKYGLEAKEFTEKHLLGKEVYIEFDETAGLRGYYGRLLAYVYVDSMDFTAELVKKGYARVYEEGKCKKKAEYLSYQQQAMQSRLGLWSCMPTINTTGTMCDPSYPDVCIPPPPPDLDCDDIPYRKFRVLPPDPHNFDADNDGIRCEE, encoded by the coding sequence GTGGAACAACCAACTGCTACAACACCCACGTCCACTACCCCCACTCCAACGCCAACGCCGTTCTCTCCGCGGTTCGGCGTTAAATACAAAGTCAAGGTCGTAAGAGTCTTGGACGGAGACACGATCGACGTTATTCTTCCGGGCGGTTCGAAGGAAATAGTCAGAATGCTGTGTGTAGATACTCCCGAGAAAACTGCCGAAGATAACAAGCCATACGAGTACGACAACATAACGGACCTCGAATGCCTTGCCAAGTACGGCTTGGAGGCAAAAGAGTTCACCGAGAAGCACCTGCTCGGAAAGGAAGTCTACATCGAGTTCGATGAGACTGCCGGATTGAGAGGCTATTACGGCCGTTTGCTGGCCTACGTTTACGTCGATTCTATGGACTTCACGGCGGAGCTCGTTAAGAAGGGCTACGCCAGAGTCTATGAGGAAGGAAAGTGCAAGAAGAAGGCCGAGTACCTGAGCTACCAGCAACAGGCGATGCAGTCGAGACTCGGACTCTGGAGCTGTATGCCTACCATAAACACAACTGGAACTATGTGCGATCCTTCCTATCCAGATGTGTGTATTCCACCTCCACCGCCCGACCTCGACTGCGATGACATTCCTTACAGAAAATTCAGAGTGCTGCCACCAGATCCGCACAACTTCGATGCAGATAACGATGGAATTAGATGCGAAGAGTAA
- a CDS encoding DUF2400 family protein, producing the protein MLNATAIREYLDKRYNISAKYYLNSSLLSCVRRFNDISRDEKDTANFAFISAMYDYQMKVSHLISRFNFIVDFLERNNLELPDLADSSHFEKLRDLMLKNYGYFHRFDPRMRDFRKLVDVLTKLDLENIAKDYYDPNQSEPVEKVIDGILNEIRRFAEFSSRGFIPNPKNKSSKKRLTLFLRWVVRPEYPDLGVWRFISPAHLYVSLDLGVLRVFQRITGIALKNDWDGVIRVTDYFRSVNPQDPAKYDYVLSRPAILDICKKSLEYSGCDACLLNEICLTGRENIRNIRLVVEEEVDKTRHDYIRDLFKSRNPWKASCVREEYLNGRADIVCYLPDMKSPERIVVVEVKVVLTFNGVKQLLNYIRTAIEKWKETVKECRGAMVCECISKDQEQKILEISEYHSIEIYKFDDNKFVRIA; encoded by the coding sequence ATGCTAAATGCAACAGCTATAAGGGAGTATTTGGATAAAAGATACAATATTTCTGCGAAATACTACCTCAACAGTTCTCTGCTCAGCTGTGTTAGAAGATTTAACGATATCTCCCGAGATGAAAAAGATACGGCAAACTTTGCTTTCATCTCAGCTATGTACGACTATCAAATGAAAGTATCTCATCTGATCAGTAGATTTAACTTCATAGTAGATTTCCTTGAGCGTAATAATCTTGAGTTGCCCGACCTAGCTGACAGCTCTCACTTCGAAAAGCTGAGAGATTTGATGTTGAAGAACTACGGCTACTTTCACAGATTCGATCCGCGAATGAGAGATTTCCGAAAGCTGGTGGATGTTTTAACGAAGCTTGATCTTGAAAATATAGCTAAAGATTATTATGATCCCAACCAGTCTGAACCCGTGGAAAAGGTTATAGATGGAATTCTAAATGAAATTCGTCGGTTTGCCGAATTTTCTTCGCGTGGCTTCATCCCAAACCCTAAAAATAAGTCATCGAAGAAGAGATTAACACTCTTCCTTAGATGGGTTGTAAGGCCCGAATATCCGGATTTAGGAGTTTGGAGGTTCATAAGCCCTGCACATTTGTATGTTTCGCTGGATCTCGGAGTGTTAAGAGTCTTTCAGAGGATAACTGGTATAGCACTTAAGAATGATTGGGACGGTGTCATAAGAGTCACAGACTACTTTAGAAGTGTAAATCCCCAAGATCCAGCCAAATACGATTACGTTCTCTCGAGACCGGCAATACTGGACATATGCAAGAAGAGCTTAGAATATTCCGGCTGCGATGCCTGCCTTCTAAATGAGATATGCTTGACGGGTAGAGAAAATATCAGAAATATCAGGTTAGTCGTTGAAGAGGAGGTAGATAAAACTAGGCATGATTATATTCGAGATCTTTTTAAGAGCAGGAATCCTTGGAAGGCTTCCTGCGTTAGAGAGGAGTATCTGAACGGAAGAGCGGACATAGTGTGTTATTTGCCGGATATGAAAAGTCCTGAGAGGATAGTAGTAGTCGAGGTTAAAGTTGTTCTGACTTTCAACGGTGTGAAGCAGCTCCTGAATTACATTAGAACAGCTATCGAGAAGTGGAAAGAGACTGTAAAGGAGTGCAGAGGTGCAATGGTGTGCGAGTGCATTTCAAAAGATCAAGAACAGAAAATTTTGGAGATTTCAGAATATCATAGCATCGAAATATATAAATTTGATGACAACAAATTTGTTAGGATTGCTTAG
- a CDS encoding DUF7557 family protein yields the protein MVTVTLNKEVAEKLEKLRREGKTLSDVIKRIVETYEELEDYIDEKWGKLQRDKEKFIDLEDYASSRGL from the coding sequence ATAGTTACTGTTACACTCAACAAGGAAGTGGCGGAAAAGCTAGAAAAGCTCAGGAGGGAGGGGAAAACTCTTAGTGACGTAATAAAAAGAATAGTAGAAACTTATGAGGAGCTTGAGGATTATATTGACGAAAAATGGGGGAAACTTCAAAGAGATAAAGAGAAGTTTATAGACCTTGAAGATTACGCATCTTCAAGAGGTCTTTGA
- a CDS encoding toxin-antitoxin system TumE family protein gives MKYSILRKAILIDDSILHIREFVSPDDRSYSYNWIDKNGSHICRWDNAPHYKNIKTFPHHKHTKSGVEESFETTLEDVLSVIEKEISQS, from the coding sequence ATGAAATACTCGATTTTAAGAAAGGCTATTTTAATCGATGATTCTATCCTACACATTAGAGAATTCGTTTCTCCTGATGATAGATCGTATTCATACAATTGGATCGACAAAAACGGTTCTCACATCTGTAGATGGGATAACGCTCCTCACTACAAAAACATTAAAACGTTCCCCCATCACAAGCACACGAAAAGTGGCGTTGAAGAGTCCTTCGAAACTACCCTAGAGGATGTTCTCTCCGTCATCGAAAAGGAAATTTCGCAATCCTGA